The Catharus ustulatus isolate bCatUst1 chromosome 9, bCatUst1.pri.v2, whole genome shotgun sequence genomic interval CTGCCCAACTGCTCGCTCCCAGGAAAGGAGGTAAAGCGTGGGCAGGAcggggcaggcagcagctgggggccAGACCCTCAGCACACTGTGCATTACGTGGTGCCCGAGCTCAGAAGCAGCCTCGAGGCCTGCAGGggcagctggaggcagggagCCTCTGGCCTGGGgactgcagctggcactgccctgccgcGCTGGGCTGAGCACGGCGAGTCCCCGGGTACAGCGGGACGGGggtgccccagcagcacctgctcccGCACCCTTCTCCCgcaggcactgggatggacgggcacagggcaggggcatCTGTGGGGCAGCGCCAGCACCCTGCACGGCATCCTGGAGGAGTGCATGTCCCTCCTCACTGCATTCTGGAGCACTGTGCTGCCCGTGAGCCCCGCCCAGCACCAGGGCAaggtgagcaggggctggggcccGGCAGGGCACTGGGGCCGGGTGCTCATTACTCATCACACTCCTCTTTCCCAGGAGCAGGTGCTCCAGGGCGAGATTGCAGCACTGCGGGCCCGGCTCTCTGAGAGGGAGGATGCTCTGCAGAGCACGGCCAGGAGGCTGcgcagcacagcccagctcaaaGACAGCATGGAGCAGTTCATTGTCAGCCAGTGTACGTGCTCTGGTGGCACAGCCAAGTTGGCCTGGTCCCCGTGTGTCCCATGTggttctgcagcacagggacctCACTGACCCCATGTCTCTCTCCTGCAGTGACCAGGACCCACAGTGTGCTGCGCAAGGCCAGGACGAACCTAGAGGTGAGTTTGCCCTGGCCAGTGTGGGATGAGGGTGGGTGTCCTGGTCCCGATGccctggggatggacacagaTGGCACACACCCTGTGGTGGCTGTTGTGGGGTGCTGAGGGCTAGCTGGGTGAAGCAtgtgggggacacagggacacatttTCCTTGTCTGTCCTTAGCCAGCATGTCCCTATTCCCAGGGCACTTACTGCCTTGTGTCATCTCTTGCCAGGTGAAGGCCCAGCAGGCTCTGCCTGTTGCATGAGCCCTGTGTAGGGCAAGGAGCAAGGGCCAGCATGGAAGAGCCCactggctgctgagctgtgtcGTGCCAGAAGGCTGGAGCAGaccctgaccctgctgctctgagggctggggtGGAAAGGGGTCTGGGGTGTCCCATGCTACACAGTTAGTGGGTTGGGTGCTGTGGTGGTTGCATGCCCTCCACCAGCCTTTGCTtggcatggcagcagcagctgctggtttgGGCTTCGTTTGGCCCATGCTTCAGCACTTGCTCCCTTCCACCCTCAGTGCTCAGAGTGGGATGACACAGCCCCCCACGCTGAGCACCCCTTGCCCTGGGACCTGGTCCCTTCTGTAACCCCGAtgagtcactgtccctgcttgtggatgtatgtatatgtatatagaCAGAGGTACTGGAAATGTGCTCTGGGGCCTCTGTACATGTCGgggccccagcacaggaggaagaTGTAAGAAATGCCATATTCTGTTCAGTGGCTAAAGAGTGCCCAATAAAGGTTTCCTTTGGGTTGTGGTGTTTCTGGCATGCCTGTCTCTACAGCCatgctccccctccccaaaccccctgcagcacagagtgCCAAAGACACCGGCTCTCCCCAGGGAGGTGGCTCTGTGCCCTACCCCAACAACCcaagggcagctctgtgctgtacTGGGcgctccctgccctcctcctgctgtTCTAGACCCCCTCTCCAACATCAGGCAAGCAGCAGCGAGAACAATAAATACTGTAATAAATAGAGaacccctgtcccctggcactgctgtggcagcaggcgGTGCAGCCGGGGTCCTGGAGTGCCTGCCCggctctgctcttcccaggcCCCTCCAGCATGGGCATGGCCTGGTGCCCCTCTGGCTGTGACAAAGtcagccctgtcccacagaAGCAGCTGATGTTGGGGACAGGGTGATGCAGTCCTTGTGGTGCTTTCACAGCAGCAGGTAAGAGTGGCTGTGTCCAGCGGTACCGTCCATCATGCTGGCTCAATGCTGAACCTCACagtgggctggggctgcagagcccttctCAAAGCTGGggggcagccccacagccagggctgcgGGACAGGGAGCAGGTGCCAGGCTGGAGTGTCACAGAGCCCCTTGCAGACAAGGTGGCTTTGGAGATTCATCACCAGGGCAGCAGCGCAACTTTCAGAAGAACAGGATGTGTTCCTGGAGCCTGGACCAGGTGCAGTGCCAGGACCACCTTGAGGCCCTTGCAGGCTGAAGAAGACAGGCAGGGTGAAGCCCTTTTCGTGTTGGGCGTGAGGAGGGGCTGGTGAGCAGCAAAGTGGTCCCAGAGACTCACAGAAGCCAAGGGAAGCTGCAGGTGGGCGGAAACCAAGGGCTAAACCACGCCAGTAGGATGGGACAGCGTCACAGGCCCCAGTGGCCCTGAGCTTGTTGCCAGGGCCCGTGTCCCTGCCAGGTTGGAGGCTGGAGCCAGTGGCCAGTTGTCACACAGTCCTGTGGCCCAGTGTGTGCAGACAAGCGGCGTGTCCTGCGTGGGGAGTGTGTGAGGCCCTGGCTCAGATGGGCTTGTACAGCAGCGTGGTGACGTACTTCTTCTTGTAGCGGTGCGTGGCACTGAGCACCATCACGCCGTCCTGTGGGAGGCACAGCATCAGCATGTGGGGCCAGGGCACCcctggggctcagggagctgccccagcctggccctgctgtccccagtcccacagCCGACCCAGTACAGGTTACCACGCAAGCAACAGGGCATGGGGCAGAGCAAGGGCAGTGTCTGGTATGTGCTTAGCTCCTCCACGCCACAGGGAGGCAGCTGAAGGGAATTGTCAGAAGTCACACCCTCTGCCCCTGTGCCTGCCACACCTCACCAGGAAGCCAGGTCCCATCTCCACCCCCCGGGCTGAGCAggttctgctccctgcaggcgCTGCAGGCTCCTGGGAGCCACAGCGGCTCCTCACCTGCAGCCTCGCGGTTCCTGCGCTTACCTTGATGGAAAGTGCGTAGAGGTGATTGAGCATGACGTGGTTGGGctcaggcagcagtgctgggtcacACTAGGAGGAGAGGAGTGTCACAGGGGAACAGCAGAGCCCtgatcccccagccccagcctgcacagggagctgctgtcccaggcagCTTGAGCTGCCACTGCCTCTGGCCGTTCTGAACAGGAACAGAGCTCAGCTAAGCACCAGGAGGCCAAATCAGTGTGGTAATGGGGAAAGCCATGCTTTTCCTAGGAAATGCCAAGGGCTAGACCCCAGCCAAGGGGAGCCCAGGCTCCCTGCAGACAGGGAGCCTTTCTGACCCCAGTGTGGCTCTTTCTGTGGGCAGTATGCTGGTACACACCGAGATATTGGTGTCCTTGTTGAGGATGACCTGGAGGAGGTGAGGCGGGAGGATGGGTGGGGATTTGAAGCGCTCCTCAGGCCGGTACACGTACATCTCTTGGCCATAAGGTCCCGGTGGGGAGCTGGATAAATCTAGAGAGAAGACAAAGGCAGAGGCATGAAATGACTGAAGCAGGATGgatgagcacagagcagctcctaagAAGCTGAGAAGGACTCGGCAAGGTCTTTCAAGCACAAGCATCCTCCACAAGGCACGCAGGGATCTATTCTGTAGCAACAGCTCAGccttttcacagcagaaaacGCAGCTGGGCAAGCCCATGGCAATTCCATGCAGGGCTGTAAGCTGATACATGCATTGACACCACACAACAAGCACCCCATGCTACCCATCACAAGACCCCTCAAGCACACAGCTCTCAGCACAGGTAGGTCTCTGTCCTTGCAGGAAGTAGCTGGCTtgctccagagctgtgctctcagcagcaggggcacagggagcaggttACTCTTGGTGCTGCCTGATGAAGAGGTCCAGGGAAGGCAAATAGGAACTCTACACTGAGCAGCTCTTCCAAACATAGGAAGGACCTCAGGAGCTCACAGTCACCAAAAGCTGGACTGGCTGCATCTCCCAGCTACATCTGATCTGAACACTTGGGAACAGCCAGCCTCCAGAAGGGTTCCATCTCCTTGGGCTGTTGCTGCTTGCTGGCTTCTCTCCAGCAGAGCGTCTCttgcctgggctgggaaaggacatGGAGCTGAGCTATATGTGAGATGGGGCTGTaccagggacagacacacaacTCAGCTTCCTGCCAGCATTTCACACTGAGCCAGCACCACCAGTGCTTGCGTGGTAACCTAACCTGCTGCTGTAACACAAGCAGACAGGGAGGTTTGCAATGTGCTAGCACTGGTACAAATTACCTTGGCGTGAAAACCAAGAGTAGCTACTGAAAATAAACTGGATCCTGCTATCACCTAGCTTGTACCCCGGATCAGATGACTTACAGTTGACCAGACAGAAAGGGCTGATGTTCCTGGCATTTCCCAGTCCAAAATGGCTCGTTCAGCCAcgcacaggcagcagctctgctctgggatggtGCTAGCACAGAACAAGTTACACCaacacagcccctccagagggATGAGGCCTCGAGGACACACTGCCCAACACTACTCATCCCCATATCTCTGTCCAGGGGGGTCTGTGtacccagagcagaggaggtggAGAATAGCACATGCAAAGCTGTGATGCCACAAAACTCACCCCGACCTGAGGTTTCGGAGCTTTCCAGGGAATCCACCTTCAACGCATCAAACACCTCGAAGTCAGACTTCTTGACGTGGATGAGGTTGTTTATCGTCCCCATCTGGCTGGTAACCACAGGCTGGAAAGAACTGGGGTGAGAATCTTCCTGTGTTCACCTCCAACTGAGGCACATTCAACGCTTCCTAGACCCCTCCAGCCAAAGCTGTCTTTGCTGCAACGCTATCGCCGAGCATGGGTGGCTggtgtcctgctctgccctaCACTTGTAGATCTCTATTTACCGTGGGAGGATTTTCCTTTACCACAGGCTCCTAAATCAGCTCCTATTTCCATCCTCCATCCTGCTACATGCCTATGGGTAGGTGTGTTGTCCTTCCCATGCTGCTCCCGCATGAGTCAGTTTGGAGAACCTGTGAGTGCTGACCTCATGGCCCATCTTCCCATTGCCAATTCTCAGTGGGACTTGAGGGCCTTCTGCCATTTCCCAATGCTTCCCCATAAAGTGTGACTAAGTCCAGAGGAACCAGCCTCTGAAATGactccagggatggaggtgtGCCTTTTGTTTCAGGAGACAGTCTCTGCTCTCCCTggtcctcctctgctgcagttACATCCTGTCTAGTTCCATGAAGAAGACAAGATCTGCAGGGATAAAGCCTGGAGCATTACCTCAGATGGATCATGGACCCACTGGCCATCCACAAAAAATTTGTACTGGTGCTCTCCTTCTGGAAGGTCCAGGATAGCAACGAAGTCATTGTGGCTgtgcagagagaaaatgtgCAACAGCATCACCCTGTTGATGCTCTGAATGCTGCTCTTCCATGGGGCCCCAGGaaccagcactgctcagccccTCTAACCCAACACCTTCATGCAGGGCTAGGCTTGCTCGTTGTCAGTGACCCAAGGCATGACAAAGTGGATGTGACAGACACCCTGGCCAAGACAGGCTAAGAAGAACACGTGGGAAaaactcctgccctgtgctggcacagcaggacaggagcaagTGGGACAGCTCTGTTTGTCAAGTCTGAAATTGAGATAAACTCATTCCAGATTAATTGCTAGAGTCCTCCATGAGCTTCCATGGAAGTCACGGATGTGTTACAGAACAGCGAGGACATCATTAGGGGAGGAAGATACGTGAGGGACAAACAATTAACACCCACTGGCAGCAATACAACTAGGCATGGGGTAATGCTGCAGCCAAGGGAAGAGCTGACAGCTTCCAGAGGACTGCTGCATACCTGGGcaaggctctgctgccagcactggctgctgtgtGACATCCAGCTGGGCAAGCAAAGTGGcccatcctgtcctgtccctgttacacaaccttccactgtccctgcagcaccactCAGGGAAGGAACTGACTTTGTATTTGTCTCAGAGAAAAGCCAAGAGAGCAAAGGAACAGAGcagtggagcagcactggagcagaCATGAACAAAGAATAAGTGACTTGAGGGACTGGCTACCTCTTGATGAGTGGGATCTTGGTGCTCCAGTTGTTGAAGGATCCGGAGATGAAGACCTCCTTGCCTCCATCAGCCCAACGTATGACAGTCGGACGAGCCTGTTGGGATGGCTTCACTGACTCCTCCAGATCCGGCTGCCACGACACAAACTCCTTGTCCCCAGGAATCTGGGCAAAGAAAACCAGAGAGATGTGACTGAGACACAGAGACAACTGTGAACACATTCACACAGCTGTAAGAACACTTAGAGGTTCTCTACCAGCCCACCTGCACATGGCACACAGGATCACCacagagctcctccagcctcccaGTTCCCCAGAGACCCCTGGCACGGCTGGgaacacagccccacacaggTAGCGTgcagagggcaggcagggaagggagcagccagcccttACCTTGGAGTCATGGGAGCTGAAAACGCTGGGGTCGTCGGTGCTGCCCACCATGATCTTGTGTGGGTGCTCCTTGGCGGGGTGGGAGGCACCGGAGCCGTCCGAGCGGTGGGACTTGGACCCATGGCGCTCCCCCGACACCCGCTCGCTCGTAGTGTTCCCCatggcagctcagcagcccctgccagggagACACAGCAATGCTCTGCCTTTGCCCACGGGCTCTGGCAGCATGGAGAAGAGCACAAGAGCTCTCTCCCAAATATTCTTTGCCAGTGGAGAGGAACAGCAATCCTCAAAAAGGCCCCAAGTTCTTTTCCACTACCAAGTTTGGGAGCTGAATGGGAATTCAACAAAGACAGCTTGACCTAATTATAGCCCTGTCCTTAAGAACAATCACTCTAGTTAAGCTGATAATTGTGAAGATTCCAAAACCAATACAACTTCACCTGTGTCCCGCATCAGCCCCAGGCAGCCAACAGAGTAGAGCTGATGGGAAAAATAAAGCCAACCTTTATTGGCAAATCAACTGCCTGGCGTTAACAGAGCCTCTTTCACAGTCCTGCAGTCAGGCTCCACAGACAATCCCCGACATCCAGCAAGAAAACAGCCAGGGAGTGAAAGTAGCAGCTGTTTTACAGTCCCCAGCAAGTCTCCAAGAGCTCGCAGGCAGAAGAGCAGAGCCTTGTGCCTGCAAAGGCGACAGGGAGCATTTAAAGTGTCCGAATGGAATCGCCCAAGCTGGAGCTTGTCCAAGGAGTGGGGCTAATGCTGTGGTGTCTGCAAAAagctcagctctcagcagcaTTCACTTATGATTCACCAGGCAAGTCACCGtgtcagctgcagcacagcacagcacagcgaGCAGGATCATTTGTTGTGACCTAGCCAGCACCTGCGTGGCTGTCTGGAGAGACACGGTGAGGGAAGGGCAGCCCTGgccacctcagtgtccctctgcagctggagatggGCCACCATCCCCAATCTCATCCAGCTCAGGAGAACTGATCAAGCCATGAACAACTACATACCTTTCAGGATAAACAACAAAGCCACTGCAAGCTACACAGGACTCTTCAGGCCCTACCCTCTTTCCTGGAACTGAGATGGACTGGGGTTCTTGCCCACTTCCAGGCTAATTTCACAGCTTTTAGCTTactctgggctctgcagagcaagcAAGGGGACAGCCAGCCTTGCTTCACTTGTGACATTTGGACGTCTATTTAAAAGATCAAGTTATACTAAGGATGCCAAGCCAGGCTGCCAGCCAAAGCCAGGCTTTAGAACATTATGGAGCAATTACTACGGTATTTCTTAAACCCTGGGGGCTAAAAGGCAGCTCAAGTGGGCAGCTAATCCATACCCCCATGCCTTTCAGTGCAGATCAAGGTCAGAGAGCTTGCTCTGACATCTTCCCAATTTGCCCTGAGGAGCTCAGACAACTCCTCACAAAAACTGTCCCTGTACCACCAGACCTGCTGCTGAGGAGTTTCCTCTCCAGTATCTGCACTAAGGCTCCCTTACTTCTCATCTACAGGGAGGAAGGTGGGAAAGGCTGAGCTTCCTTGTAGCTGGACAGACCTGAGAGATACGTGCCAGTGTTAACAAGTGTGAAGGTGTTTCTCTTCTCTACAAGGATTCCAGTACCCCTGTCCCTTACAGATCACTCTCTCCAAAAACTCCCTGAGGTTTATCCCAAGCAGTGGCTCCTGTCTGGCATGTGCCATCTGAATGCCCTGCATCACACACAGGcacccagcctgtgccaggacaggtCTCTGTGCAGCCTGCAGTACCTGGCTTTGCTGAATTAACTTTTACAGCTCAAACCCTCCTGCATCCAGACCAGCCCTCGTAGCACTGGGAGATGGTGTGGCACATGTACACCTAAGCCAAGGATGGAAACGCTGCCCACACCAGAGCCCCAGCAAACCTCCACGGCATCTCAGCACATCTACTCCCAGTCTGGCAGCAAGCCCCTGCCAGCCGCAGCCCACAGCAAGGTAGGTGTCTGCCTGCCCCATCACCGGGCCCTTCggctccagccagccccaccTTCCCACTTGGAAAACGACAAGTGAATTATACCCATTCCCCTCCCCGGGATGTGCCAGGCTCGCTGCCTCTCCCAGCCGGCCACTGACCTGCCGGGAAGCGCTGGCTGGTAGCCCGAGGGGGTTTgtgcaggagggatgggggtCTGTCCCCAGAGCACTGGCAGGCACTCCCAGCCGGTTTTGAGGGAGGGATGGGGTCTGTCCAGCAGCATTGGGAGCACTGGCAGGCACTCCCAGCCGGTTTTGAGGGAGGGATGGGCTCCAGCATCTCGCCGGGCTGACACcgcccggggctggggggaccCGATCCGCCCGGGCTCTCCCTCTTACGGAGACGggagccagagctgagccccgAGTCTGCCGTGAGGTGAAGGGATGAGCTG includes:
- the PRKAB2 gene encoding 5'-AMP-activated protein kinase subunit beta-2 isoform X2 codes for the protein MGNTTSERVSGERHGSKSHRSDGSGASHPAKEHPHKIMVGSTDDPSVFSSHDSKIPGDKEFVSWQPDLEESVKPSQQARPTVIRWADGGKEVFISGSFNNWSTKIPLIKSHNDFVAILDLPEGEHQYKFFVDGQWVHDPSEPVVTSQMGTINNLIHVKKSDFEVFDALKVDSLESSETSDLSSSPPGPYGQEMYVYRPEERFKSPPILPPHLLQVILNKDTNISCDPALLPEPNHVMLNHLYALSIKDGVMVLSATHRYKKKYVTTLLYKPI
- the PRKAB2 gene encoding 5'-AMP-activated protein kinase subunit beta-2 isoform X1, which gives rise to MGNTTSERVSGERHGSKSHRSDGSGASHPAKEHPHKIMVGSTDDPSVFSSHDSKIPGDKEFVSWQPDLEESVKPSQQARPTVIRWADGGKEVFISGSFNNWSTKIPLIKSHNDFVAILDLPEGEHQYKFFVDGQWVHDPSEPVVTSQMGTINNLIHVKKSDFEVFDALKVDSLESSETSGRDLSSSPPGPYGQEMYVYRPEERFKSPPILPPHLLQVILNKDTNISCDPALLPEPNHVMLNHLYALSIKDGVMVLSATHRYKKKYVTTLLYKPI